The following are encoded in a window of Halosimplex halophilum genomic DNA:
- a CDS encoding ABC transporter permease encodes MNYARALVTRWSARDQLAVLVVAVATAFLVGAVLVLLGVAGQTTAIAGEHGAESTVALTDDPGAAPADGTTLPVATATVDGESRTVVGVPAGGTDDSARSGDSTPADDASTADGTSPSRGGIASVSVPDGVAGPVTGDAVTLVGDGTTLDRAVDHRAEAAVFPDSWLVTDAATARELGADRALVVRPASSPVPGDGAPLTGALAFFLAGTRQMLGVLAVVCASAAVLVGVVVFSVTRMTVRDRRAALVVLRATGATPRRIGLVVAARAGLLTLAGVALGYAIGVVVPNAATAAAVTLGLPVGLPLAVDGRTAPLVAAVCATFVAVGVVAGALASRSVTRGAPLDPKPDGDRLFGFDGVPGFDGGPGWFDGPSLLPAGAAVPTTATLAVFVTFVLVVVSLGSVVGGVGATATQGSATIVGPDALHPVDSSVPAGYADALRQSGTPASAEILLFLVHDGRPFPARGASFEAYRSVSDARVVAGRAPNGTDEAVIGSDLAGTLGVEPGETIAVGGSTSRAVATVEVVGAFDASGAADDHLLVSLPLARHLSDVYPGYANLVRLGEPPANESSDGVVVLGVDAPDQVARGETVAVGVHLRNVGAERTTRTVRVRFGDRTQRAEVSLDPDERRTVTVEFDATGEGVQRVAVGSTTREVRVRAPDTLTLPPLPDEGPPGTTLRLPVRTLAGERVGDATVSVGDRTARTGEDGVARLRLPETPGTYALRATAGDRAATTRVRLVAGAPREPGIRLVVPNETGALTEPTARVRVTNPWASALERTVTLAGPGVDRSESVRLAPGESLTRTATLDPRPPGTYTVRASAGGTVVERVYRVAGDDRLASALASSGRVSGAAGTSGLLSRVFGNIWLVLATLVALGVVMTTGSTVAAFADAVQARRGDIGIHRAVGAGPRRVARLVLGDAVRIGAPATLASVALAVVALWALSWAGAFTVFGVRVTAGVPVAVVGPLALGSLALALASAGAVARWYSSVDPSRLFGGES; translated from the coding sequence ATGAACTACGCACGGGCGCTCGTCACCCGGTGGTCGGCACGCGACCAGCTCGCGGTGCTGGTCGTCGCCGTGGCGACGGCGTTCCTGGTCGGCGCGGTGCTCGTGTTGCTCGGCGTCGCCGGGCAGACGACGGCGATCGCCGGCGAACACGGGGCCGAGTCGACGGTCGCGCTGACGGACGACCCCGGGGCCGCCCCGGCCGACGGGACGACCCTCCCGGTGGCGACCGCCACGGTCGACGGCGAGTCGCGGACCGTCGTCGGGGTCCCCGCCGGAGGAACCGACGACTCCGCTCGCTCTGGCGACTCCACGCCTGCTGACGACGCCTCGACCGCCGACGGGACCTCACCCTCCAGGGGCGGGATCGCGAGCGTCTCGGTACCCGACGGCGTCGCCGGCCCGGTGACGGGCGACGCGGTCACGCTCGTCGGGGACGGGACCACGCTCGACCGGGCGGTCGACCACCGCGCGGAGGCCGCCGTGTTCCCCGACTCGTGGCTGGTCACCGACGCGGCGACCGCACGGGAGCTGGGTGCCGACCGGGCGCTCGTGGTCCGCCCGGCGTCGTCGCCGGTTCCCGGGGACGGCGCGCCGCTGACGGGCGCGCTCGCCTTCTTCCTCGCGGGCACGCGGCAGATGCTCGGCGTGCTGGCCGTGGTCTGTGCGAGCGCCGCGGTCCTCGTCGGCGTGGTCGTGTTCAGCGTCACGCGGATGACCGTCCGCGACCGGCGGGCGGCGCTGGTCGTCCTCCGGGCGACCGGCGCGACCCCGCGGCGTATCGGCCTCGTCGTCGCCGCCCGCGCCGGGCTGCTCACGCTCGCGGGCGTGGCGCTGGGCTACGCCATCGGCGTCGTCGTGCCGAACGCGGCGACGGCCGCCGCGGTGACGCTGGGACTGCCCGTCGGCCTCCCGCTGGCGGTCGACGGGCGGACCGCGCCGCTCGTCGCCGCCGTCTGCGCGACGTTCGTCGCCGTGGGCGTCGTTGCCGGCGCGCTCGCGTCCCGGTCGGTCACCCGCGGGGCGCCGCTGGACCCGAAACCCGACGGCGACCGCCTGTTCGGGTTCGACGGGGTACCTGGTTTCGACGGCGGGCCCGGGTGGTTCGACGGGCCGTCGCTGCTGCCGGCCGGGGCGGCCGTGCCGACGACGGCCACCCTGGCCGTGTTCGTCACGTTCGTCCTCGTCGTCGTCTCGCTGGGGAGCGTCGTCGGCGGCGTCGGCGCCACGGCGACCCAGGGGAGCGCGACGATCGTCGGGCCGGACGCGCTCCACCCCGTCGACAGCAGCGTCCCGGCGGGCTACGCCGACGCCCTCCGGCAGTCCGGCACGCCCGCGAGCGCCGAGATCCTCCTGTTTCTCGTCCACGACGGCCGGCCGTTCCCCGCCCGCGGCGCGTCGTTCGAGGCGTACCGCTCCGTCTCGGACGCCCGGGTCGTCGCGGGCCGCGCGCCGAACGGGACCGACGAGGCCGTGATCGGCTCCGATCTCGCCGGGACGCTCGGCGTCGAACCGGGCGAAACGATCGCCGTCGGGGGAAGCACGAGCCGCGCCGTCGCCACCGTCGAGGTCGTCGGCGCGTTCGACGCGAGCGGCGCGGCCGACGACCACCTCCTCGTCTCGCTGCCGCTCGCGCGCCACCTGTCGGACGTGTACCCGGGCTACGCGAACCTGGTCCGGCTCGGCGAACCCCCCGCGAACGAGTCGTCCGACGGCGTCGTCGTCCTCGGCGTGGACGCGCCGGACCAGGTCGCCCGCGGCGAGACGGTCGCTGTCGGGGTCCACCTCCGCAACGTCGGCGCCGAGCGGACGACCCGGACGGTCCGCGTGCGGTTCGGCGACCGGACCCAGCGAGCCGAAGTGTCGCTCGACCCCGACGAGCGCCGGACCGTCACCGTCGAGTTCGACGCGACCGGTGAGGGCGTCCAGCGGGTGGCCGTCGGGTCGACGACGCGGGAGGTCCGCGTCCGCGCACCCGACACGCTCACCCTCCCGCCGCTGCCCGACGAGGGGCCGCCCGGCACCACCCTCCGGCTCCCGGTCCGCACGCTGGCCGGCGAGCGTGTCGGGGACGCGACCGTCTCGGTCGGCGACCGGACGGCCCGAACCGGCGAGGACGGGGTCGCGCGACTCCGGTTGCCCGAGACGCCCGGGACGTACGCGCTCCGGGCGACCGCCGGCGACCGGGCGGCGACTACCCGGGTCCGGCTGGTCGCCGGCGCGCCCCGCGAGCCAGGGATCCGGCTCGTGGTCCCCAACGAGACGGGGGCGCTCACCGAACCGACGGCCCGGGTCCGGGTGACGAACCCGTGGGCGAGCGCGCTCGAACGGACCGTGACCCTCGCCGGGCCGGGCGTCGACCGCTCGGAGTCCGTCCGGCTGGCCCCCGGCGAGAGTCTGACGCGGACGGCGACGCTCGACCCTAGGCCGCCCGGGACGTACACCGTCCGGGCGAGCGCGGGCGGCACCGTCGTCGAGCGGGTCTACCGGGTGGCCGGCGACGACCGGCTGGCGAGCGCGCTCGCGTCGAGCGGGCGCGTCTCGGGCGCGGCCGGCACGAGCGGGCTGCTGTCGCGCGTGTTCGGCAACATCTGGCTGGTGCTGGCGACGCTGGTCGCGCTCGGCGTCGTGATGACGACCGGGAGCACCGTCGCGGCGTTCGCCGACGCGGTCCAGGCCCGCCGCGGCGACATCGGGATCCACCGGGCCGTCGGCGCGGGCCCGCGCCGGGTCGCCCGGCTGGTGCTCGGCGACGCCGTCCGCATCGGCGCCCCGGCCACGCTCGCCAGCGTCGCGCTCGCGGTGGTGGCCCTGTGGGCGCTCTCGTGGGCCGGGGCGTTCACCGTGTTCGGCGTCCGCGTGACCGCGGGCGTCCCGGTCGCCGTCGTCGGGCCGCTCGCCCTCGGCTCGCTGGCGCTGGCGCTCGCGAGCGCGGGCGCCGTCGCCCGGTGGTACAGCTCGGTCGACCCGTCGCGGCTGTTCGGGGGTGAGTCGTGA
- a CDS encoding oligosaccharide flippase family protein: protein MMDIAKSSLKVFIARVCNSLASFAAVVIFSRELGASPLGTYYPFIAFLSIMAIPANFGISYAAEKRISEGEDASQYLATAIIMKIPPLIFIAAAILLFGGYVNQFLGADLAVPLVLTLFISQAGKFSIKILRGELRVGETAFVEALRPLGWLSMGYLLYLQGMGVYALVYGYLFGSLLMVIVGWWRVSTTIGRPTMKHARSLLDYGQFNMISSVGGSFYSWMDVLILTAYVTIGIASSRVEIGAYENAWRLSLVVMMLTQSISVSIFPQMSQWDADGEVDRIESLIPKALLPGLLVVIPAFAGISVLSRDLLGVLFGAEFTVAWIALIILAGEKILQSMHSIFGRVLWAIDRPAIAAYAMVITMAINLVGNIILIWQFGIVGAALATTMASAVLLILQVAYLRRFVAISFPVQEVGWAAAASGFMAFCIYAVRSAIEVNSIVDLLSIVLFGGLIYSVVLFSYTPVRESAQKVLPHTLSQYVP from the coding sequence ATGATGGATATCGCCAAATCAAGTCTCAAAGTCTTCATTGCGCGAGTCTGTAATTCGCTCGCAAGTTTCGCAGCGGTTGTGATATTTTCCAGAGAATTGGGAGCTTCACCCCTCGGCACGTATTACCCTTTCATTGCCTTCCTCTCGATAATGGCGATCCCAGCAAATTTCGGGATATCGTATGCAGCAGAAAAGCGAATTAGTGAGGGTGAAGATGCGAGTCAGTATCTTGCGACCGCAATCATAATGAAAATTCCCCCACTTATTTTCATTGCAGCCGCAATACTGCTATTTGGCGGTTATGTTAATCAGTTTCTTGGTGCAGATCTCGCAGTTCCTCTGGTGCTGACGCTTTTTATTAGCCAAGCCGGGAAATTTTCTATCAAGATCCTCCGAGGTGAGCTTCGTGTAGGTGAAACCGCCTTTGTTGAAGCTCTGCGCCCACTTGGTTGGCTCAGTATGGGCTACCTGCTCTATCTTCAGGGAATGGGCGTATATGCGTTGGTTTACGGCTATCTGTTTGGATCCCTTCTAATGGTTATTGTTGGATGGTGGAGGGTTTCAACAACAATAGGGCGACCAACAATGAAGCATGCACGGTCCTTGTTAGATTACGGGCAATTCAATATGATCTCTTCGGTCGGAGGATCCTTTTACAGCTGGATGGATGTACTAATTCTGACTGCCTATGTTACCATCGGGATCGCTTCTTCTCGAGTTGAAATAGGGGCTTATGAAAATGCTTGGCGACTCTCACTTGTTGTCATGATGCTCACACAATCGATATCTGTGTCGATTTTCCCGCAGATGAGTCAATGGGATGCAGATGGGGAGGTTGATCGAATTGAATCTCTCATTCCTAAAGCCTTGCTGCCGGGGCTATTGGTCGTTATCCCAGCGTTTGCGGGGATTTCGGTTCTTTCACGGGATCTTCTTGGAGTCCTTTTTGGAGCGGAGTTCACAGTGGCGTGGATCGCCCTAATTATCTTAGCAGGTGAGAAAATATTGCAATCGATGCATTCGATTTTCGGTCGCGTCCTCTGGGCGATAGATCGGCCGGCAATAGCAGCCTATGCGATGGTGATAACTATGGCCATCAACCTGGTGGGGAACATCATATTGATCTGGCAGTTTGGAATTGTCGGTGCGGCCTTGGCCACAACAATGGCCTCCGCTGTCCTCCTCATATTGCAGGTTGCATATCTACGCCGGTTCGTAGCGATATCGTTCCCGGTTCAAGAAGTGGGATGGGCGGCCGCTGCATCGGGCTTTATGGCATTTTGCATCTACGCGGTCCGCTCGGCTATTGAGGTGAATTCGATAGTAGATCTGTTGTCTATCGTCCTATTTGGCGGTCTCATTTACTCAGTTGTTCTGTTTAGTTATACACCGGTTCGGGAGTCGGCTCAGAAGGTCCTTCCTCATACCCTCAGTCAGTACGTACCATAA
- a CDS encoding asparagine synthase-related protein, with amino-acid sequence MVGLSGVVGEGADAAVETVAPTVDDERASTYRDGGIAVRSAFHEGAAVDQPVETADGALVWTWGEVVAVTDDGGERRRVDPTESARVCAEQYADHGTGFADRLDGEFVGLVYDPDAELATFFVDRVGARPLYYARGDGTLAFSTSIQTVPSVPGHEPSFAGEYLAEYLYARRTQGTKTPVDGIEQIAPATLLSYDAGGDRLDDRQYWRPRYDPVDEPLSYFVRELAERFEAAVADRMPRDGDYGLLLSGGSDSRTVLAAADDPPDCYHMGDGWNREARYAKEAADAAGARFERLDRGLDYHETLLERAAPIQEFLGPFQSGHMLGYADTLAGHDALFTGLYSDVLFGSWSVPQLELSLPFGVTLWPPVADVPETPEDHAAWLAARGMARDPAFVDAPPYEEILTANLAERGGYVEDHGVPCESVGALSLGTYLFPVTNGIGFDMFASAQIAPTRTPLLDRRLIDLHLSMPLKYRLRADPLQRALKRLDPSLAGVRHASSNVPVGAHRAAHLVGDRVTNQIDKVRGPDSFRTEGPLQDKNEVIRESDFLGRALERNEARGRALPCVDWPRVEETYRRHQAGETDAAEELYRLVTVLESPVAGRILDP; translated from the coding sequence ATGGTCGGACTGTCCGGCGTCGTCGGCGAGGGCGCGGACGCCGCCGTCGAGACGGTGGCGCCGACGGTCGACGACGAGCGGGCGAGCACCTACCGGGACGGGGGGATCGCCGTCCGGTCGGCGTTCCACGAGGGCGCGGCGGTCGACCAGCCGGTCGAGACCGCCGACGGCGCGCTCGTCTGGACGTGGGGCGAGGTGGTCGCCGTCACGGACGACGGCGGCGAGCGCCGGCGGGTCGACCCCACCGAGTCCGCGCGGGTCTGCGCCGAGCAGTACGCCGACCACGGGACCGGGTTCGCCGACCGCCTCGACGGGGAGTTCGTCGGGCTGGTCTACGACCCCGACGCGGAACTGGCGACGTTCTTCGTCGACCGCGTCGGCGCGCGGCCGCTGTACTACGCGCGCGGCGACGGGACCCTCGCCTTCTCGACGAGTATCCAGACGGTGCCGTCGGTGCCGGGCCACGAGCCGTCCTTCGCCGGGGAGTACCTCGCGGAGTACCTCTACGCCCGGCGGACCCAGGGCACGAAGACGCCCGTCGACGGGATCGAGCAGATCGCCCCCGCGACGCTGCTGTCGTACGACGCCGGGGGCGACCGGCTGGACGACCGCCAGTACTGGCGGCCGCGGTACGACCCGGTCGACGAGCCGCTGTCGTACTTCGTGCGGGAGCTCGCCGAGCGCTTCGAGGCGGCGGTCGCCGACCGGATGCCCCGGGACGGCGACTACGGCCTGCTGCTGAGCGGCGGGAGCGACTCCCGGACGGTGCTGGCGGCCGCCGACGACCCGCCCGACTGCTATCACATGGGCGACGGCTGGAACCGCGAGGCCCGCTACGCGAAGGAGGCCGCCGACGCCGCGGGCGCGCGGTTCGAACGCCTCGACCGCGGCCTCGACTACCACGAGACGCTGCTGGAGCGGGCGGCGCCGATCCAGGAGTTCCTCGGCCCCTTCCAGTCGGGGCACATGCTCGGCTACGCCGACACGCTCGCCGGCCACGACGCGCTGTTCACGGGGCTGTACTCCGACGTGCTGTTCGGCTCCTGGAGCGTGCCCCAGCTGGAGCTGTCGCTGCCGTTCGGCGTCACGCTGTGGCCCCCCGTCGCGGACGTGCCGGAGACGCCCGAGGACCACGCCGCCTGGCTGGCCGCCCGCGGGATGGCGCGCGACCCCGCGTTCGTCGACGCGCCCCCCTACGAGGAGATCCTGACCGCGAACCTCGCCGAGCGAGGGGGGTACGTCGAGGACCACGGCGTCCCCTGCGAGTCGGTCGGGGCGCTCTCGCTCGGCACGTACCTCTTCCCGGTCACGAACGGGATCGGCTTCGACATGTTCGCGTCGGCGCAGATCGCCCCGACGCGCACGCCGCTTTTGGACCGCCGGCTGATCGACCTGCACCTGTCGATGCCGCTGAAATACCGGCTGCGCGCGGACCCGCTCCAGCGCGCGCTCAAGCGGCTGGACCCGTCGCTGGCGGGTGTCCGCCACGCCTCCTCGAACGTCCCCGTCGGCGCCCACCGGGCCGCCCACCTCGTCGGCGACCGGGTCACGAACCAGATCGACAAGGTCCGCGGCCCCGACTCCTTCCGGACCGAGGGGCCGCTGCAGGACAAAAACGAGGTGATCCGCGAGAGCGACTTCCTCGGGCGCGCGCTGGAGCGCAACGAGGCGCGCGGCCGCGCGCTGCCCTGCGTGGACTGGCCGCGCGTCGAGGAGACCTACCGGCGCCACCAGGCGGGCGAGACCGACGCCGCCGAGGAGCTCTACCGGCTCGTCACCGTGCTGGAGAGCCCGGTCGCCGGACGCATCCTCGATCCCTGA
- a CDS encoding ABC transporter ATP-binding protein: MSDDPVLAARDVSVVRGDRRVLDGLSVEVPDDARMLVRGASGAGKSTLFEVLGLLATPDSGSVVVRGTDAASVSERERAALRRDHLGFVFQSFRLIDDLTAYENARAPQEHAGDVDEAWLDTLFDRLGIADLADRTPPTLSGGERQRVAIARALANRPSVVLADEPTGQLDPETTDAVLETLFAVRETFDTALVVVSHDPQLGDRFPDRFTLEDGALREE; encoded by the coding sequence GTGAGCGACGACCCCGTGCTCGCCGCCCGCGACGTGTCGGTCGTCCGCGGCGACAGGCGCGTCCTCGACGGGCTCTCCGTCGAGGTCCCCGACGACGCGCGGATGCTCGTCCGCGGGGCCAGCGGCGCCGGGAAGTCGACGCTGTTCGAGGTGCTCGGCCTGCTCGCGACCCCCGACTCGGGGTCCGTCGTCGTCCGCGGGACCGACGCCGCGTCGGTCTCCGAGCGCGAGCGGGCGGCGCTCCGGCGGGACCACCTCGGGTTCGTCTTCCAGTCGTTCCGGCTCATCGACGACCTCACCGCCTACGAGAACGCCCGGGCCCCCCAGGAACACGCCGGCGACGTGGACGAGGCGTGGCTCGACACGCTGTTCGACCGCCTCGGGATCGCCGACCTGGCCGACCGGACGCCGCCGACGCTGTCCGGCGGCGAGCGCCAGCGGGTCGCCATCGCCCGCGCGCTGGCCAACCGGCCGAGCGTCGTCCTCGCCGACGAGCCGACGGGGCAACTGGACCCCGAGACGACCGACGCCGTGCTTGAGACGCTGTTCGCCGTCCGCGAGACGTTCGACACCGCGCTCGTCGTCGTGAGCCACGACCCCCAGCTCGGCGATCGGTTCCCCGACCGCTTCACGCTCGAAGACGGCGCCCTCCGCGAGGAGTGA
- a CDS encoding alkaline phosphatase family protein: MKIEKIKFGLCYPKVTAAELWRNYKVSKDPPYNPEGINVHNQDWDILLILDACRYDLFAERNSLEGDLSKRRSRGSTSEEWIRGNFSDGSYGDLVVISANPFYRQLAEEVGISVHRFEWVEPKDSSSGLTPPDDITERTLEMIEEFPNKRILAHYMQPHAPYLGPSGEDVSFQSEPLQKAVRRNDISENSIREAYKENFDLVQESIQPIIEGSFGKTVISADHGEMLGEPLFGNIGSFSYYGHPYGCGVSCVRSVPWFVSANSEDNRREIISEGTNPINSANVDEQLQALGYL; the protein is encoded by the coding sequence ATGAAAATTGAGAAAATAAAATTTGGGTTATGTTATCCGAAGGTGACAGCGGCTGAACTTTGGCGGAATTACAAAGTATCGAAAGATCCGCCTTACAATCCTGAAGGGATTAATGTTCATAATCAAGACTGGGATATCCTTCTAATACTGGACGCTTGCCGATATGATCTATTCGCCGAACGTAATTCGTTGGAGGGGGATCTCTCAAAAAGGCGATCGCGCGGCTCGACCAGCGAGGAATGGATCCGGGGGAATTTCTCTGATGGTTCGTACGGAGATCTGGTCGTCATATCGGCAAATCCGTTTTATAGGCAGCTCGCTGAGGAAGTAGGAATCAGTGTTCATCGGTTTGAATGGGTCGAACCAAAAGACAGTAGTTCAGGGCTGACACCGCCAGATGACATCACCGAGAGAACGTTGGAAATGATAGAAGAATTTCCGAATAAGCGAATTCTGGCTCACTACATGCAACCACATGCCCCGTACCTCGGTCCCAGTGGTGAGGATGTTTCATTTCAATCTGAACCCCTTCAGAAAGCAGTAAGGAGAAACGACATCTCGGAAAACAGCATCCGAGAAGCTTACAAGGAAAATTTTGATCTCGTGCAGGAGTCGATTCAACCAATTATTGAAGGTTCATTCGGTAAGACGGTAATATCTGCTGATCATGGCGAGATGCTTGGTGAGCCATTGTTCGGTAATATTGGGTCGTTCTCGTATTATGGCCATCCGTATGGGTGTGGCGTTAGTTGTGTTCGCTCGGTCCCTTGGTTCGTTTCGGCGAATTCTGAGGACAACCGGCGAGAGATCATCTCAGAGGGAACTAACCCAATCAATTCAGCAAATGTAGATGAGCAACTCCAGGCGCTTGGTTATCTGTGA
- a CDS encoding ABC transporter ATP-binding protein — protein MTDPDTPTATRGEKLDALRSVLRYDPRLTGLIVGVGMIAAVLEGVGLSFILPIIELVQSGGGSLEGGAAGLFATAYRLLNVPLTLATAVVGVAAVMTVRFAASFLVAWLRERLRMAYIEHLQTEAFANAFRAEITYLDEAGSDDVLNAIITQTYHAGQVIRRLVLFIEQSFLGIVYGLIALFISPRLTLLTAAVLGGVTLLLRGVVDPEDDLGDRVADANERRQAAAQAGTQGMRESRVFGLTDELYGDFVDAVQQYTSARVKLRRNQAAINNAYQLTVAVSVFVLIYVSLTYVDLTLSSLGLFLFAMFRLGPKASRANELYYRIGQDLPHLVRTRQFTRELAENAEPEGASREAPDRVESVTFDDVSFAYDEETTVLDGVDLSVERGEFVAFVGQSGAGKSTVVSLLARMHEPTEGEIRANGVPIDEMPVGEWRDRVAVVGQDPYIFDDTLRYNLTIADRDASREEIERACAIARVDEFLDDLPDGLDTYVGDDGVRLSGGQKQRVAIARALLDDADVLCLDEATSDLDANLEREVQRGIEAMDREYITVTVAHRLSTVENADRIYTLEDGRVSEVGGHDELLEREGEYADLYAMQRR, from the coding sequence ATGACAGATCCCGACACACCGACCGCGACCCGAGGCGAGAAGCTCGACGCCCTGCGGAGCGTCCTGCGGTACGACCCGCGGCTCACGGGGCTGATCGTCGGCGTCGGCATGATCGCGGCCGTGCTGGAGGGGGTCGGACTGAGTTTCATCCTCCCGATCATCGAGCTGGTCCAGTCGGGCGGCGGGTCGCTGGAGGGCGGGGCCGCCGGCCTGTTCGCGACGGCCTACCGGCTGCTGAACGTGCCGCTGACGCTCGCGACGGCCGTCGTCGGCGTCGCGGCCGTGATGACCGTCCGCTTCGCGGCGAGCTTCCTCGTGGCGTGGCTCCGCGAGCGGCTCCGGATGGCCTACATCGAACACCTCCAGACCGAGGCGTTCGCGAACGCCTTCCGCGCGGAGATCACGTACCTCGACGAGGCGGGCTCGGACGACGTGCTCAACGCGATCATCACCCAGACCTACCACGCCGGGCAGGTCATCCGGCGGCTCGTCCTGTTCATCGAGCAGTCGTTCCTGGGGATCGTCTACGGGCTGATCGCCCTGTTCATCTCGCCGCGGCTCACGCTGCTGACCGCCGCCGTCCTTGGGGGCGTGACGCTGCTGTTGCGCGGCGTCGTCGACCCCGAGGACGACCTGGGCGACCGCGTCGCCGACGCCAACGAGCGCCGCCAGGCCGCCGCCCAGGCCGGCACCCAGGGGATGCGCGAGAGCCGGGTCTTCGGCCTCACCGACGAGCTGTACGGCGACTTCGTCGACGCCGTCCAGCAGTACACCAGCGCCCGCGTCAAGCTGCGGCGCAACCAGGCCGCGATCAACAACGCCTACCAGCTGACCGTGGCCGTGTCGGTGTTCGTGCTCATCTACGTCTCGCTGACCTACGTCGACCTGACGCTGAGCTCGCTGGGCCTGTTCCTGTTCGCGATGTTCCGGCTCGGCCCCAAGGCCAGCCGGGCCAACGAGCTGTACTACCGGATCGGCCAGGACCTCCCTCACCTCGTGCGGACCCGGCAGTTCACGCGCGAGCTGGCCGAGAACGCCGAGCCCGAGGGGGCAAGCCGCGAGGCCCCCGACCGCGTCGAGTCGGTCACCTTCGACGACGTGTCCTTCGCCTACGACGAGGAGACGACCGTCCTCGACGGGGTCGACCTCTCGGTCGAGCGGGGGGAGTTCGTCGCCTTCGTCGGCCAGTCGGGCGCCGGCAAGTCGACGGTCGTCTCGCTGCTCGCGCGCATGCACGAACCGACCGAGGGGGAGATCCGCGCCAACGGCGTCCCGATCGACGAGATGCCCGTCGGCGAGTGGCGCGACCGCGTCGCCGTCGTCGGCCAGGACCCGTACATCTTCGACGACACGCTCCGGTACAACCTGACGATCGCCGACCGCGACGCCTCCCGCGAAGAGATCGAGCGGGCCTGTGCGATCGCCCGCGTCGACGAGTTCCTCGACGACCTCCCGGACGGGCTGGACACCTACGTCGGCGACGACGGCGTCCGGCTCTCCGGCGGCCAGAAACAGCGGGTCGCCATCGCCCGCGCGCTGCTCGACGACGCCGACGTGCTCTGTCTCGACGAGGCGACCAGCGACCTCGACGCCAACCTCGAACGCGAGGTCCAGCGCGGCATCGAGGCGATGGACCGCGAGTACATCACCGTCACCGTCGCTCACCGGCTGTCGACCGTCGAGAACGCCGACCGCATCTACACCCTCGAAGACGGCCGGGTCTCCGAGGTCGGCGGCCACGACGAACTGCTGGAACGAGAGGGGGAGTACGCCGACCTGTACGCGATGCAGCGGCGGTAA
- a CDS encoding glycosyltransferase, with amino-acid sequence MSPATSIVVPVYNDPDGLERTLESLADQTAEDYEVVVADNGSTDGTAAVAREFADGDRVRRVVADAVQSSYAARNAGVEAADGDVVAFLDADMWVDADYVASITRLMEADDRDYVGCRVEVVADDGLVARYRRATGFDVERYLREKRFAPTCCLVTRRRVFEAVGRFDSRLRSNGDLEFGRRVAAAGFDLDYAPEVTVYHPARSSLGAVLAQSARIGRGRAELRAHHGDRFDVRHPLDPRQFLPVNPLAFRDRAGDAADGPAEAAGWYLVACLQKWALAAGHLRESALGSAGEPSPDPR; translated from the coding sequence GTGAGCCCCGCGACGAGCATCGTCGTGCCGGTGTACAACGACCCCGACGGCCTGGAGCGGACCCTGGAGTCGCTCGCCGACCAGACGGCCGAAGACTACGAGGTGGTCGTCGCGGACAACGGGTCGACCGACGGGACGGCCGCGGTCGCCCGCGAGTTCGCCGACGGCGACCGGGTCCGCCGCGTCGTCGCGGACGCGGTCCAGAGTTCCTACGCCGCGCGCAACGCCGGCGTCGAGGCCGCCGACGGCGATGTCGTCGCCTTCCTCGACGCGGACATGTGGGTCGACGCCGACTACGTGGCGTCGATCACGCGGCTGATGGAGGCCGACGACCGCGACTACGTGGGCTGTCGCGTCGAAGTGGTCGCCGACGACGGGCTCGTCGCCCGCTACCGGCGCGCGACGGGCTTCGACGTGGAGCGGTACCTCCGCGAGAAGCGGTTCGCGCCGACCTGCTGTCTGGTGACCCGCCGCCGGGTGTTCGAGGCCGTCGGCCGCTTCGACAGCAGGTTGCGGTCGAACGGCGACCTGGAGTTCGGCCGGCGCGTGGCCGCGGCGGGGTTCGACCTCGACTACGCGCCCGAGGTGACGGTGTACCACCCCGCCCGGTCGTCGCTCGGCGCGGTCCTCGCCCAGAGCGCGCGGATCGGTCGCGGTCGCGCCGAGCTCCGGGCCCACCACGGCGACCGGTTCGACGTGCGCCACCCGCTGGACCCCCGGCAGTTCCTCCCGGTGAACCCCCTCGCGTTCCGGGACCGGGCGGGCGACGCCGCCGACGGACCCGCCGAGGCGGCCGGCTGGTACCTGGTCGCCTGCCTCCAGAAGTGGGCGCTCGCGGCCGGCCACCTGCGCGAGAGCGCGCTCGGGTCGGCCGGCGAGCCGAGCCCGGACCCGCGTTGA